In Ectothiorhodospiraceae bacterium 2226, a single window of DNA contains:
- a CDS encoding glutamyl-tRNA reductase gives MALLTLGINHKTAPVEIRERLAFAPDALKDALRDLARRQPVEEAAILSTCNRTEVYCGLERPDARAVVEWLRGYHGLQRSDVEPYLYLHPNQDAVRHMLRVASGLDSLVLGEPQILGQIKGAYGTAAEAGTVGRRLGRLFQHSFAVAKRVRTDTAIGSSPVSVAFAAVSLARQIFGDLRANTALLIGAGETVELVARHLTENGIAKLYIANRTLAHAQLLAQQFQGEALPLDQVPERLAAADIVISSTASPLPILGKGAVESALRRRKHRPMFMVDIAVPRDIEAEVGELDDVYLYTVDDLKDLIDENLASRREAAAQAEEMIDVQVAHFMGWLRSLESVDVIREYREHSEAVRDKVVAEAQRQIARGVDPQLVVSAMGRLLTNKLMHQPSAQLRQAAYDDRRDVLDAARTLLLPKNDT, from the coding sequence ATGGCGCTTCTGACCCTCGGTATCAATCACAAGACAGCACCGGTCGAGATCCGGGAGCGGCTGGCCTTCGCGCCGGACGCGCTCAAGGACGCTCTGCGTGACCTCGCGCGGCGCCAGCCGGTAGAGGAAGCGGCCATCCTGTCCACCTGCAATCGGACCGAGGTCTATTGTGGACTGGAACGACCCGATGCGCGCGCCGTAGTCGAGTGGCTGCGCGGCTACCACGGCCTGCAGCGCAGCGACGTGGAGCCCTACCTTTATCTACATCCGAATCAAGACGCCGTGCGCCACATGCTGCGCGTGGCCAGCGGACTCGATTCGCTGGTGCTCGGCGAGCCGCAGATCCTCGGCCAGATCAAGGGGGCCTACGGCACGGCGGCCGAAGCGGGCACCGTCGGCCGGCGCCTGGGCCGCCTGTTCCAGCACTCCTTCGCGGTCGCCAAGCGCGTGCGCACCGATACGGCCATCGGCTCGAGCCCGGTCTCGGTCGCCTTCGCTGCGGTGAGCCTGGCACGCCAGATATTCGGTGACCTGCGGGCGAACACGGCGCTGTTGATCGGCGCCGGCGAGACCGTGGAGCTGGTGGCGCGCCACCTCACCGAGAACGGCATCGCAAAGCTGTATATCGCCAACCGCACCCTGGCCCACGCCCAGCTGCTCGCCCAACAGTTTCAAGGCGAGGCGCTACCGCTGGACCAAGTGCCCGAGCGCCTGGCGGCGGCGGATATCGTCATCTCCTCCACCGCCAGCCCGTTGCCGATCCTCGGCAAGGGCGCGGTAGAGAGCGCCCTGCGCCGCCGCAAGCACCGCCCCATGTTCATGGTCGACATCGCCGTGCCGCGCGACATCGAGGCCGAGGTGGGCGAACTGGACGACGTCTATCTGTACACGGTCGACGACCTCAAGGACCTCATCGACGAGAACCTCGCCTCGCGCCGCGAAGCGGCCGCCCAGGCCGAGGAGATGATCGACGTGCAGGTGGCGCACTTCATGGGCTGGCTGCGCTCGTTGGAGTCGGTCGACGTCATCCGCGAGTACCGCGAACACAGCGAGGCGGTACGCGACAAGGTCGTCGCCGAGGCACAGCGCCAGATCGCGCGCGGCGTGGACCCGCAGTTGGTGGTTTCCGCCATGGGGCGGCTGCTGACCAACAAACTCATGCACCAGCCGAGCGCACAGCTGCGCCAGGCCGCGTACGACGACCGACGCGACGTCCTCGACGCCGCCCGTACCCTGCTACTCCCCAAGAACGACACCTGA
- a CDS encoding DUF3330 domain-containing protein, whose translation MSTETRPQPKEPEHLSCAQCKKEIPASTVVTSEGGEYVLHFCGVECMDAWKREKNPQSPR comes from the coding sequence ATGAGTACCGAGACACGTCCGCAGCCCAAGGAACCGGAACACCTGAGCTGCGCGCAATGCAAGAAGGAGATCCCCGCGTCCACCGTCGTCACCTCGGAAGGCGGCGAGTACGTGCTGCACTTCTGCGGCGTCGAGTGCATGGACGCGTGGAAGCGGGAAAAGAACCCGCAGTCACCGCGTTGA
- a CDS encoding EAL domain-containing protein: protein MSHDTNSSAAQAAAVAGALAPDDEQLRLLFLHPSSNDMERLLNVLRSAGHRLRAQRAERADEAQAILESEVIDLVLGRPEVGGLASPAAVELIRRLGKDAPFVLLLPPGLDEALASQAVTAAFRAGARDAVWELDPERFRHAVEREYADLLERRRHRQCQKLLWETERQAREFIASSRDAVAFVHGGMHIYANPSYLKLFGYESFDDLEALPVMDMVDGEDQGRFKEFLRDYDRGKVKEATLSLRGQRADGKAFDVSMAFQPSRMDGEPCMQIIIRDQSRDKELEQQLASLTTQDLLTGLYNRRYFLDLLEETIAQARDGSQRAAVLYLTLDKFKAIKEEVGIAGSDVVLADIARLLQGACGGKTTLARFEAKAYTVLLPGADAAAAEKLAQCLIPRVAGHISEVGGKSVTTTASIGISLLNETTTSVQDVLATAEKGCGLAHAEGGNRFHLVHAAAHVQGDREEVVRWSALIKTALKNNRFRLVYQPIASLRGESAEKYEVAVRMLDQEGGDVLPDIFMPFAERTGLMSYIDRWVIANALQVLAQRRAAGQQGSFFIRISGASLSEPRLLQWIVERIRLARLEADSLVFEISEPVALTHLKQAKLLVGALHQVRCRVALTHFGTERDTWGALNHLDVDFLKLDGSIINGLTQSEAKQATLSKLVEHIHGLNKQCVAVYVEDANCLTYLWQVGMDYIQGNFLQEPQAVMGYDFSQLG, encoded by the coding sequence ATGTCACACGACACGAACTCCTCCGCCGCGCAGGCCGCCGCCGTCGCGGGCGCGCTGGCGCCCGACGACGAGCAGTTACGCCTGCTGTTCCTGCATCCTTCCTCCAACGACATGGAGCGGCTGCTGAACGTGTTGCGTTCGGCGGGTCATCGGCTGCGCGCCCAGCGCGCCGAGCGGGCGGATGAGGCGCAGGCGATCCTCGAGAGCGAGGTGATCGATCTAGTGCTCGGCCGGCCCGAAGTCGGCGGCCTCGCATCGCCCGCGGCGGTGGAACTCATACGCCGCCTCGGTAAGGATGCGCCCTTCGTCCTGTTGTTGCCGCCCGGGCTGGACGAGGCGCTGGCCAGCCAGGCGGTTACGGCGGCATTCCGCGCGGGGGCGCGCGATGCGGTGTGGGAACTCGACCCGGAGCGCTTTCGTCACGCCGTGGAGCGCGAGTATGCAGACCTGCTCGAGCGCCGTCGCCATCGGCAATGCCAGAAGCTGCTGTGGGAGACCGAGCGCCAAGCGCGCGAGTTCATCGCCAGTTCGCGCGATGCCGTGGCATTCGTACACGGCGGCATGCACATCTACGCCAACCCCTCTTACCTCAAGCTATTCGGCTACGAAAGCTTCGACGACCTCGAGGCGCTGCCGGTGATGGATATGGTGGACGGCGAGGATCAAGGTCGCTTCAAAGAGTTCCTGCGCGACTACGACCGCGGCAAGGTCAAGGAGGCGACGCTTTCCTTGCGGGGCCAGCGCGCCGACGGCAAAGCATTTGACGTGAGCATGGCGTTTCAGCCCTCGCGCATGGACGGCGAGCCGTGCATGCAGATCATCATTCGCGATCAGTCACGCGATAAGGAACTGGAACAGCAACTCGCCTCGCTCACCACCCAGGACCTGCTCACCGGTCTGTATAACCGTCGCTATTTCCTCGATCTGCTGGAAGAGACCATCGCCCAAGCGCGCGACGGTTCACAACGGGCCGCGGTCTTGTACCTGACGCTGGACAAGTTCAAGGCCATCAAGGAAGAAGTGGGTATCGCGGGTAGTGACGTCGTCCTGGCCGACATCGCGCGCCTGCTGCAGGGTGCCTGCGGCGGGAAGACGACGCTCGCGCGCTTCGAGGCCAAGGCCTACACCGTCCTGCTGCCGGGCGCCGACGCGGCGGCCGCGGAGAAGCTCGCCCAGTGCCTAATACCGCGAGTCGCGGGGCATATCTCCGAGGTCGGCGGCAAATCGGTGACCACCACTGCGAGCATCGGCATCAGCCTGCTGAACGAGACGACGACCAGCGTGCAGGACGTGCTGGCGACCGCGGAGAAGGGCTGTGGTCTTGCCCACGCCGAGGGCGGCAACCGCTTCCATCTCGTGCATGCCGCGGCGCACGTCCAGGGCGACCGCGAAGAAGTGGTGCGCTGGAGCGCGCTCATCAAGACCGCGCTCAAGAACAACCGCTTCCGGTTGGTGTATCAGCCCATCGCCAGCCTGCGCGGGGAATCGGCCGAGAAGTACGAGGTGGCGGTACGGATGCTCGATCAGGAGGGCGGCGACGTGCTGCCGGACATCTTCATGCCTTTCGCCGAGCGCACCGGCCTGATGTCCTACATCGACCGCTGGGTGATCGCCAATGCACTCCAGGTGCTGGCGCAGCGGCGCGCGGCGGGTCAGCAGGGCAGTTTCTTTATCAGGATCTCGGGCGCCTCCTTGAGCGAGCCGCGCCTGCTGCAGTGGATCGTCGAGCGCATCCGGCTGGCACGCCTGGAGGCCGACAGCCTGGTGTTCGAGATCAGCGAGCCGGTCGCGCTGACGCACCTGAAGCAGGCGAAATTGCTCGTCGGCGCCCTGCATCAGGTGCGTTGTCGCGTGGCGCTGACGCATTTCGGCACCGAGCGCGACACCTGGGGCGCGCTTAACCATCTGGACGTGGACTTCCTGAAGCTGGACGGGAGCATCATCAATGGCTTGACGCAGAGCGAGGCGAAACAGGCCACCCTGAGCAAGCTGGTGGAGCATATCCACGGGCTGAACAAGCAGTGTGTCGCGGTGTACGTCGAGGATGCCAACTGCCTCACGTACCTCTGGCAGGTCGGCATGGACTACATCCAGGGTAATTTCCTGCAGGAACCGCAGGCGGTGATGGGCTACGACTTCAGCCAGTTGGGCTAG
- the efp gene encoding elongation factor P yields the protein MASYGMNDFKNGLKVMLDGDPAVVVDTEFVKPGKGQAFTRVKMRNLKTRRIIERTFKSGESLDSADVMDTEMQYLYSDGEYYHFMHPESFEQVAADEAAVEDAKQWLKEQDFCTVTLWNGVPIAVTPPNFVVMRIAETDPGVRGDTASGGGKPATLESGAVVKVPLFLDVGELIKVDTRTGEYVGRAKE from the coding sequence ATGGCTTCATATGGAATGAACGACTTCAAAAACGGGCTCAAGGTCATGCTGGACGGCGATCCCGCCGTCGTGGTGGACACCGAGTTCGTCAAGCCCGGCAAGGGCCAGGCGTTCACGCGCGTCAAGATGCGCAACCTGAAGACGCGGCGCATCATCGAGCGCACCTTCAAGTCGGGCGAGTCGCTGGACAGTGCCGACGTCATGGACACCGAGATGCAGTACCTGTATTCGGACGGCGAATACTACCACTTTATGCACCCCGAGAGCTTCGAGCAGGTGGCGGCCGACGAGGCCGCGGTGGAAGACGCCAAGCAGTGGCTGAAGGAACAGGACTTCTGCACCGTGACGCTGTGGAACGGCGTCCCCATCGCGGTCACGCCGCCCAACTTCGTGGTCATGCGAATCGCCGAGACCGACCCCGGCGTGCGCGGCGACACCGCCAGCGGCGGCGGCAAGCCCGCCACGCTGGAGTCGGGCGCGGTGGTGAAGGTGCCCCTGTTTCTGGACGTCGGCGAACTCATCAAGGTGGATACCCGCACGGGCGAGTACGTCGGGCGCGCGAAGGAGTAG
- the prfA gene encoding peptide chain release factor 1, translating to MKPSIRSKLENLSERLQELSALLADPETLARQDRFRSLSKEYAELEPVVKAYADFRAAAEDIEQAQTMLRDSDSAMRELAEEELETARARQGALEHQLQRLLLPRDPHDERNIYLEIRAGTGGDEAALFAGDLYRMYARYAEQRRWQVEIISESPGEHGGYKELVLRVAGQGAYSRLKFESGGHRVQRVPATESQGRIHTSACTVAVLPEVDEVDHIDISPAELRIDTFRASGAGGQHVNKTDSAIRITHLPTGMVVECQDERSQHKNRARAMALLQSRLLAEQQEKQQAEQDATRRLLVGSGDRSERIRTYNFPQGRLTDHRINLTVYKLQDILQGNLDEVINPLINEYQADQLAALGEA from the coding sequence GTGAAACCGTCCATCCGCAGTAAGCTCGAGAATCTCTCCGAGCGCCTGCAGGAGCTTAGCGCCCTGTTGGCCGACCCGGAGACCCTCGCCCGCCAAGACCGCTTCCGGTCGCTGTCCAAGGAATACGCCGAGCTCGAGCCGGTGGTGAAGGCCTACGCCGACTTTCGCGCCGCCGCGGAAGACATCGAGCAGGCCCAGACCATGCTGCGCGACAGCGACAGCGCCATGCGCGAGCTGGCCGAAGAGGAGCTGGAGACCGCGCGTGCGCGCCAGGGCGCGCTCGAGCACCAGTTGCAGCGCCTGTTGCTGCCGCGCGACCCGCACGACGAGCGCAACATCTACCTCGAGATCCGCGCCGGCACCGGCGGCGACGAGGCCGCCTTGTTCGCCGGGGACCTGTACCGCATGTACGCGCGCTACGCCGAGCAGCGCCGCTGGCAGGTCGAGATCATCAGCGAGAGCCCCGGCGAGCACGGCGGCTACAAGGAACTGGTGCTGCGCGTGGCCGGCCAGGGCGCCTATTCGCGCCTCAAGTTCGAATCGGGCGGCCACCGGGTGCAACGCGTGCCGGCCACCGAGAGCCAGGGCCGCATCCACACCTCGGCCTGCACCGTGGCGGTACTGCCCGAGGTCGATGAAGTCGACCACATCGACATCAGCCCCGCCGAGCTGCGCATCGACACCTTCCGCGCCTCGGGCGCTGGCGGCCAGCACGTCAATAAGACCGACTCGGCCATCCGCATTACCCACCTGCCCACCGGCATGGTGGTGGAATGTCAGGACGAGCGCTCGCAGCACAAGAACCGGGCGCGCGCCATGGCGCTGCTGCAGTCGCGTCTGCTCGCCGAGCAGCAGGAGAAGCAGCAGGCCGAACAGGACGCCACGCGCCGCCTGCTGGTCGGCAGCGGCGACCGCTCCGAGCGCATCCGCACCTACAACTTCCCGCAGGGACGGCTGACCGATCACCGCATCAACCTCACCGTGTACAAGCTGCAGGACATCCTGCAGGGCAACCTCGACGAGGTCATCAACCCATTGATCAACGAGTACCAGGCGGATCAACTCGCCGCACTCGGCGAAGCCTGA
- the moeB gene encoding molybdopterin-synthase adenylyltransferase MoeB, with amino-acid sequence MNDEQLLRYSRQILLPEVGVEGQQRLLEARVLVVGLGGLGSPVAMYLAAAGVGHLVLADFDHVDLSNLQRQIIHTTAEVGRAKVDSARARLAALNPDVRIDTLPVVLEGEQLAREVAAADAVVDATDNFAIRFALNAACVAHGTPLISGAAIRMEGQVAVFDPRHDGPCYRCLYKEGEELGETCSQTGVLAPVVGMIGSVQATETLKVLMGVGEPLRGRLLMLDAYRMEWRSLRLPRDPHCPVCASPGTRPQAGAASPTG; translated from the coding sequence ATGAACGATGAACAGCTGCTGCGCTATAGCCGGCAGATCCTGTTGCCCGAGGTAGGCGTCGAGGGTCAACAGCGCCTGCTCGAGGCGCGCGTGCTGGTGGTGGGCCTGGGCGGCCTCGGCTCGCCGGTCGCCATGTACCTCGCCGCGGCGGGCGTGGGGCACCTGGTGCTAGCCGATTTCGACCATGTCGATCTGTCCAACCTGCAGCGTCAGATCATCCACACCACCGCCGAGGTGGGCCGCGCAAAGGTCGACTCGGCGCGCGCCCGCCTCGCCGCCTTGAATCCGGACGTGCGCATCGACACGCTGCCGGTCGTCCTGGAAGGCGAACAGCTCGCCCGCGAGGTGGCGGCGGCCGACGCGGTGGTCGACGCGACCGACAACTTCGCCATCCGTTTTGCGCTCAACGCCGCCTGCGTCGCGCACGGCACGCCGCTGATCTCAGGGGCGGCGATCCGCATGGAAGGTCAGGTCGCGGTGTTCGATCCGCGGCACGACGGCCCCTGCTATCGCTGTCTGTACAAAGAGGGCGAGGAACTGGGCGAGACCTGCTCACAGACGGGGGTACTCGCGCCGGTGGTCGGCATGATCGGGTCCGTGCAGGCCACCGAAACGTTGAAGGTGCTGATGGGGGTGGGCGAACCCCTGCGCGGCCGCCTGCTGATGCTCGATGCCTACCGCATGGAGTGGCGCAGCCTGCGTCTGCCGCGCGATCCGCACTGCCCGGTCTGTGCGAGCCCCGGCACGCGGCCACAGGCCGGCGCGGCTAGCCCAACTGGCTGA
- the epmB gene encoding EF-P beta-lysylation protein EpmB yields the protein MIARSTARGQGPTSWQRALADAVRTPAELLTLLGLPPEDGPGVRAGLAQFPLRVPRGFMRRMRPGDRHDPLLLQVLPVAEEGRAVPGFGFDPVGDLGAVAAPGVLHKYRGRVLLVATGACAVHCRYCFRRAFPYQEANARAANWRGALDYIAGDDTIEEVILSGGDPLMLADRSLHEFTDALRGIRHVRRLRLHTRLPIVLPERVDEGLLAWLEALPWQTVVVVHCNHARELDGEVAAGFGALRTAGATLLNQAVLLRGVNDDAGALRDLSEGLFAQGVLPYYLHLLDRVAGAAHFEVEEARAQALMHELRAALPGYLVPRLVREVAGEEYKRPLI from the coding sequence ATGATAGCGCGAAGCACGGCGCGGGGGCAGGGGCCGACCTCGTGGCAGCGGGCGCTGGCCGACGCGGTGCGCACGCCCGCCGAACTGCTGACGCTGCTCGGTTTGCCGCCCGAGGACGGTCCGGGCGTGCGCGCAGGGCTGGCGCAGTTTCCGCTGCGCGTACCGCGCGGCTTCATGCGGCGCATGCGCCCCGGCGATCGGCACGATCCCCTGTTGCTGCAGGTGCTGCCGGTAGCCGAGGAGGGGCGCGCCGTGCCGGGCTTCGGGTTCGACCCGGTGGGCGATCTGGGCGCGGTGGCCGCCCCCGGCGTGTTGCACAAATACCGCGGGCGCGTGTTGCTGGTTGCGACCGGTGCCTGCGCCGTGCACTGCCGCTATTGTTTCCGGCGCGCGTTTCCCTATCAGGAGGCGAACGCGCGTGCCGCGAACTGGCGCGGAGCGCTGGACTACATCGCCGGCGATGACACCATCGAAGAGGTGATCCTGAGCGGCGGCGACCCCCTGATGCTCGCCGACCGCAGCCTGCACGAATTCACCGACGCCTTGCGCGGCATCCGCCACGTGCGGCGTCTGCGTCTGCACACGCGGCTGCCCATCGTGCTGCCCGAGCGGGTGGACGAGGGCCTGCTGGCCTGGCTGGAGGCCCTGCCTTGGCAAACCGTCGTGGTGGTGCACTGCAACCATGCGCGGGAACTCGACGGCGAGGTGGCCGCTGGGTTCGGCGCCTTGCGCACAGCGGGCGCGACGCTGCTCAACCAAGCGGTCTTGCTGCGCGGCGTGAACGACGACGCCGGTGCGCTTCGCGATCTCAGCGAGGGCCTGTTCGCACAGGGCGTGCTGCCCTACTACCTGCACCTGCTCGACCGGGTGGCAGGGGCCGCCCACTTCGAGGTGGAGGAGGCGCGGGCGCAGGCACTTATGCACGAGCTGCGCGCCGCGCTGCCCGGCTACCTCGTGCCGCGCCTGGTGCGCGAAGTGGCGGGTGAGGAATATAAACGTCCGCTTATCTAG
- a CDS encoding phosphatidylglycerophosphatase A — protein sequence MRSKHEQPRRAPQVWRKPSHFLAFGFGSGLARFAPGTWGTVAAIPLYLVMAPLTFWAYLGVTALLFGIGVWLCEVTSRDLGVHDHPGIVWDEIVGYLIAMAAAPVGWAWMLAGFVLFRLFDIWKPWPIRRLDRQVSGGFGIMVDDVLAGVYAAVLLALAAWLLGA from the coding sequence ATGCGATCCAAACACGAACAACCCCGCCGCGCGCCGCAGGTATGGCGCAAACCGAGCCATTTTCTGGCGTTCGGCTTCGGCAGCGGACTCGCGCGCTTCGCCCCCGGCACCTGGGGCACTGTGGCCGCCATCCCGCTCTATCTCGTCATGGCGCCCCTGACGTTCTGGGCCTACCTCGGTGTGACGGCGCTGCTGTTCGGCATCGGCGTATGGCTGTGCGAGGTGACCTCCCGCGACCTCGGGGTGCACGACCATCCGGGCATCGTGTGGGACGAGATCGTGGGTTACCTCATCGCGATGGCGGCCGCGCCGGTCGGCTGGGCCTGGATGTTGGCGGGCTTTGTCCTGTTCCGGCTGTTCGACATCTGGAAGCCGTGGCCCATCCGCCGGCTGGATCGGCAGGTGAGCGGCGGCTTCGGCATCATGGTGGACGACGTCCTGGCGGGAGTGTACGCGGCGGTGCTGCTCGCGCTAGCAGCTTGGCTGCTCGGCGCTTGA
- the hslO gene encoding Hsp33 family molecular chaperone HslO, whose amino-acid sequence MDLTRHNDSLQRFLFEQAAIRGEVVHLDATWQEVLRRQDYPTVVRDLLGELTAAAALLSSTLKYEGSLTLQIEGKGPLYMMVVECTSERTIRALARWAGEVPAGSLRQATGEGRLAITIEPRHSPERYQGIVSLEGDTLAEALQEYLMRSEQLDTRLWLTATPQGAAGMLLQRLPRDHSGEDPDIWNRAQMLAETVKREELLELHPLQLVRRLFHEEDVRLFEPEPMSFRCSCSRERVSAMLRGLGHEEVQSIIEEQSKVEVTCEFCGATYRFDPVDAEQLFAADASAPPVPPTRH is encoded by the coding sequence ATGGATCTCACACGCCACAACGACTCCCTGCAACGTTTCCTGTTCGAGCAGGCCGCCATCCGCGGCGAGGTGGTGCATCTCGATGCCACTTGGCAGGAGGTGCTGCGGCGCCAGGACTATCCCACCGTGGTACGCGACCTCCTCGGTGAACTGACCGCCGCCGCGGCGCTGTTGTCCTCCACGCTCAAGTACGAGGGCTCGCTGACCCTGCAGATCGAGGGTAAGGGGCCGCTCTACATGATGGTGGTGGAATGCACCAGCGAGCGTACCATCCGCGCGCTGGCGCGCTGGGCGGGCGAGGTGCCGGCCGGGTCGCTACGCCAGGCCACCGGCGAGGGTCGCCTCGCGATCACCATCGAACCGCGTCACAGCCCCGAGCGGTATCAGGGCATCGTCAGCCTGGAGGGCGACACCCTGGCCGAGGCGCTGCAGGAGTACTTGATGCGCTCCGAGCAGCTCGACACGCGTCTGTGGCTGACGGCCACCCCGCAAGGGGCGGCGGGCATGTTGCTGCAGCGCCTACCGCGGGACCACAGCGGCGAGGACCCCGACATCTGGAACCGCGCGCAGATGCTCGCCGAGACGGTGAAACGCGAAGAGCTGCTGGAGCTGCATCCCCTGCAACTGGTGCGGCGCCTGTTTCACGAAGAGGACGTGCGCCTGTTCGAGCCCGAGCCGATGAGTTTCCGCTGCTCGTGCTCGCGCGAGCGGGTCAGCGCCATGCTGCGCGGCCTCGGCCACGAGGAGGTGCAGAGCATCATCGAGGAGCAGAGCAAAGTGGAAGTCACCTGCGAGTTCTGCGGTGCCACTTACCGCTTCGATCCGGTGGACGCCGAACAGCTGTTCGCTGCGGACGCCTCCGCGCCGCCGGTGCCGCCCACCCGCCATTGA
- the prmC gene encoding peptide chain release factor N(5)-glutamine methyltransferase, producing the protein MVAPAAQETLGARLRAAAARLEGVCATARLDAEVLLAHTLQRDRAYLRAHLDDPLPPPAASAYAQLVARRAQGVPVAYLTGVQEFWSLPLRVSEAALVPRADTELLVELALQLLPPEREAAVADLGTGTGAVAIALARERPRARMVATEACAAARALAQSNIERWAPGGVDLRAARSGWFDALHDERYDLILSNPPYIAAHDPHLEADGVRYEPRLALVSGPDGLDALRAIIAGAAAHLHGGGWLLLEHGFQQGEAVRALLSAHGYVEVATHADLAGQPRVSAGRRAG; encoded by the coding sequence ATGGTCGCGCCCGCCGCGCAGGAGACCCTCGGCGCTCGGCTGCGGGCGGCCGCGGCGCGGCTCGAGGGGGTTTGCGCCACCGCCCGCCTCGACGCCGAGGTGCTGCTGGCCCACACGCTGCAGCGCGACCGCGCGTATCTACGGGCGCACCTGGACGACCCACTGCCGCCGCCGGCCGCTTCCGCATATGCGCAGCTCGTGGCGCGTCGTGCGCAAGGCGTGCCCGTCGCCTATCTCACGGGGGTGCAGGAGTTCTGGTCGCTGCCGCTGCGGGTCAGCGAGGCCGCGCTGGTGCCGCGCGCCGATACCGAGTTGCTGGTGGAGTTGGCCCTGCAGCTGCTGCCGCCTGAGCGCGAGGCGGCGGTCGCCGATCTCGGTACCGGCACCGGCGCGGTGGCGATCGCCCTGGCGCGCGAGCGCCCGCGCGCCCGCATGGTGGCAACCGAGGCCTGCGCGGCGGCCCGGGCCCTTGCGCAGTCCAACATCGAGCGCTGGGCGCCGGGTGGTGTCGACCTGCGCGCGGCGCGCAGCGGCTGGTTCGACGCCTTGCACGACGAACGCTACGATCTCATCCTCTCCAACCCGCCCTACATCGCGGCGCACGACCCGCACCTCGAGGCGGACGGCGTGCGCTACGAGCCGCGCCTCGCCCTGGTTTCCGGTCCCGACGGGCTCGACGCCCTGCGCGCGATCATCGCTGGGGCCGCCGCGCACCTGCACGGCGGCGGCTGGCTACTGCTGGAACACGGCTTCCAGCAGGGCGAGGCCGTGCGGGCACTGCTGTCGGCCCACGGTTACGTGGAGGTTGCCACCCATGCCGACCTCGCCGGCCAGCCGCGGGTGAGCGCCGGGCGCCGCGCCGGCTGA
- the genX gene encoding EF-P lysine aminoacylase GenX: protein MTVGEDWRPSAPLATLQARARMLAGIRAFFAARDVLEVETPILARTGSPDLHLASLCTDYHGPHGGRLYLQTSPEYHMKRLLAAGSGPIYQVCKVFRDGEAGRLHNPEFTLLEWYRPGFDHHRLMDEVRDLVRALLGPLDEERMTYRAAFQRALDLDPLQAPAAELAATAAAQGIRVQGLEPTETARDAWLDLLLTHCVEPTLGRDTLTFLYEYPASQAALARLAPHDPRVAERFELYLHGVELANGFHELADAEEQGRRFAADNAARAAAGLPRVEPDERLLTALRAGLGDCAGVALGVDRLLMLAVGARALEEVVAFPVARA, encoded by the coding sequence ATGACCGTCGGCGAGGACTGGCGCCCCAGCGCGCCGCTCGCCACGCTGCAGGCGCGGGCGCGGATGCTGGCCGGCATTCGCGCCTTTTTTGCGGCGCGCGACGTCCTGGAGGTGGAAACGCCCATCCTCGCGCGCACCGGCAGCCCCGACCTGCACCTTGCCTCGCTCTGCACCGACTACCACGGCCCGCACGGCGGGCGGCTGTACCTGCAGACCTCGCCCGAGTACCACATGAAGCGCCTGCTCGCCGCCGGCAGCGGACCCATTTATCAGGTCTGCAAGGTGTTCCGCGACGGCGAGGCCGGGCGGCTGCACAATCCCGAGTTCACCCTGCTGGAGTGGTATCGCCCCGGTTTCGATCACCACCGGCTGATGGACGAGGTGCGCGACCTGGTACGCGCCCTGCTCGGGCCGCTGGACGAAGAGCGCATGACCTACCGCGCGGCCTTCCAGCGGGCGCTCGACCTCGATCCCTTGCAAGCCCCTGCCGCCGAACTGGCCGCGACCGCCGCGGCGCAAGGCATACGGGTGCAGGGGCTCGAGCCGACCGAGACCGCGCGCGACGCCTGGCTCGACCTGCTGCTCACGCACTGCGTGGAACCCACCCTGGGCCGGGATACGCTGACCTTTCTGTATGAGTATCCCGCCAGCCAAGCGGCCTTGGCGCGCCTGGCACCGCACGATCCGCGCGTCGCCGAGCGCTTCGAGCTGTACCTGCACGGCGTGGAGCTCGCCAACGGCTTCCACGAACTCGCCGACGCCGAAGAGCAAGGCCGGCGCTTCGCCGCGGACAACGCCGCACGCGCAGCGGCAGGCCTACCCCGCGTCGAGCCTGACGAGCGCCTGCTCACCGCCCTGCGCGCCGGGCTGGGCGACTGCGCCGGGGTCGCCTTGGGTGTGGATCGATTATTGATGCTGGCCGTGGGTGCGCGGGCGCTGGAAGAGGTCGTCGCCTTCCCGGTGGCCCGCGCCTGA